A window of the Gorilla gorilla gorilla isolate KB3781 chromosome 8, NHGRI_mGorGor1-v2.1_pri, whole genome shotgun sequence genome harbors these coding sequences:
- the FBH1 gene encoding F-box DNA helicase 1 isoform X13 produces MNEEQAVSKVDGILSNCGIEKESDLCVLNLIRYTATTKCSPSVDPERVLWSLRDHPLLPEAEACVRQHLPDLYAAAGGVNIWALVAAVVLLSSSVNDIQRLLFCLRRPSSTVTMPDVTETLYCIAVLLYAMREKGINISNRIHYNIFYCLYLQENSCTQATKVKEEPSVWPGKKTIQLTHEQQLILNHKMEPLQVVKIMAFAGTGKTSTLVKYAEKWSQSRFLYVTFNKSIAKQAERVFPSNVICKTFHSMAYGHIGRKYQSKKKLNLFKLTPFMVNSVLAEGKGGFIRAKLVCKTLENFFASADEELTIDHVPIWCKNSQGQRVMVEQSEKLNGVLEASRLWDNMRKLGECTEEAYQMTHDGYLKLWQLSKPLLASFDAIFVDEAQDCTPAIMNIVLSQPCGKIFVGDPHQQIYTFRGAVNALFTVPHTHVFYLTQSFRFGVEIAYVGATILDVCKRVRKKTLVGGNHQSGIRGDAKGQVALLSRTNANVFDEAVRVTEGEFPSRIHLIGGIKSFGLDRIIDIWILLQPEEERRKQNLVIKDKFIRRWVHKEGFSGFKRYVTAAEDKELEAKIAVVEKYNIRIPELVQRIEKCHIEDLDFAEMESHHVGQAGLELPTSEYILGTVHKAKGLEFDTVHVLDDFVKVPCARHNLPQLPHFRVESFSEDEWNLLYVAVTRAKKRLIMTKSLENILTLAGEYFLQAELTSNVLKTGVVRCCVGQCNNAIPVDTVLTMKKLPITYSNRKENKGGYLCHSCAEQRIGPLAFLTASPEQVRAMERTVENIVLPRHEALLFLVF; encoded by the exons ATGAATGAAGAGCAAGCTGTCAGCAAAGTGGACGGCATCCTGTCTAACTGTGGCATAGAAAAGGAGTCAGACCTGTGTGTGCTGAACCTCATACG ATACACAGCCACCACTAAGTGCTCCCCGAGTGTGGATCCCGAGAGGGTGCTGTGGAGTCTGAGGGACCACCCCCTCCTCCCCGAGGCTGAGGCGTGTGTGAGGCAACACCTCCCCGACCTCTACGCTGCTGCCGGG GGTGTCAACATCTGGGCCCTGGTGGCGGCTGTGGTGCTCCTCTCCAGCAGTGTGAATGACATCCAGCGACTGCTCTTCTGCCTCCGGAGACCCAGCTCCACGGTGACCATGCCAGATGTCACCGAGACCCTGTACTGCATAGCCGTGCTTCTCTACGCCATGAGGGAGAAGGGGATTAACATCAGCAATAG gatTCACTACAACATTTTCTATTGCCTATATCTTCAGGAGAATTCCTGCACTCAGGCCACAAAAGTTAAAGAGGAGCCATCTGTCTGGCCagg CAAGAAAACCATCCAACTTACACATGAACAACAGCTGATTCTGAATCACAAGATGGAACCTCTCCAGGTGGTGAAAATTATGGCCTTTGCCG GCACTGGGAAGACCTCAACGCTGGTCAAGTACGCAGAGAAGTGGTCTCAGAGCAGGTTTCTGTATGTGACGTTCAACAAGAGCATCGCAAAGCAGGCCGAACGCGTCTTCCCCAGCAACGTCATCTGCAAAACCTTCCATTCCATGGCCTATGGGCACATAGGGCGGAA GTACCAGTcaaagaagaagttgaatctcttcaAGTTAACACCCTTCATGGTCAACTCCGTCCTTGCTGAAGGGAAGGGTGGATTCATAAGAGCCAAGCTTGTGTGTAAGACTCTAGAAAACTTCTTTGCCTCGGCTGACGAAGAGCTGACCATTGATCACGTGCCTATTTGGTGTAAGAACAGCCAAGGACAGAGAGTCATGGTTGAGCAGAGTGAAAAACTG AATGGTGTCCTTGAAGCAAGCCGCCTCTGGGATAACATGCGGAAGCTGGGGGAGTGCACGGAAGAGGCGTACCAGATGACTCATGACG GCTACTTGAAACTCTGGCAGCTGAGCAAGCCTTTGCTGGCCTCTTTTGACGCCATCTTTGTGGATGAGGCCCAGGACTGCACACCAG CTATCATGAACATAGTTCTGTCTCAGCCATGTGGGAAAATCTTTGTAGGGGACCCACACCAGCAGATCTATACCTTCCGGGGTGCGGTCAACGCCCTGTTCACAGTGCCCCACACCCACGTCTTCTATCTCACGCAG AGTTTTCGGTTTGGTGTGGAAATAGCTTATGTGGGAGCTACTATCTTGGATGTTTGCAAGAGAGTCAGGAAAAAGACTTTGGTTGGAGGAAACCATCAGA GTGGCATTAGAGGTGACGCAAAGGGGCAAGTGGCCTTGTTGTCCCGGACCAACGCCAACGTGTTTGATGAGGCCGTACGGGTGACGGAAGGGGAATTCCCTTCAAGGATACATTTGATTGGG GGGATTAAATCATTTGGATTGGACAGAATCATTGATATTTGGATCCTTCTTCAGCCAGAGGAAGAACGGAGGAAAC AAAACCTCGTCATTAAAGACAAATTTATCAGAAGATGGGTGCACAAAGAAGGCTTTAGTGGCTTCAAGAGGTATGTGACCGCTGCCGAGGACAAGGAGCTTGAAGCCAAGATCGCAGTTGTTGAAAAGTATAACATCAGGATTCCAGAGCTGGTGCAAAGGATAGAAAAATGCCATATAGAAGATTTGGACTTTGCAG agatggagtctcaccatgttggccaggctggtctcgaactcccgacctcag AGTACATTCTGGGCACTGTGCACAAAGCCAAAGGCCTGGAGTTTGACACTGTGCATGTTTTGGATGATTTTGTGAAAGTGCCTTGTGCCCGGCATAACCTGCCCCAGCTTCCGCACTTCAGAGTTG AGTCATTTTCTGAGGATGAATGGAATTTACTGTATGTTGCAGTAACTCGAGCCAAGAAGCGTCTCATCATGACCAAATCATTGGAAAACATTTTGACTTTGGCTGGG GAGTACTTCTTGCAAGCAGAGCTGACAAGCAATGTCTTAAAAACAGGCGTGGTGCGCTGCTGCGTGGGACAGTGCAACAATGCCATCCCTGTTGACACCGTCCTCACCATGAAGAAGCTGCCCATCACCTAT AGCAACAGGAAGGAAAACAAGGGGGGCTACCTCTGCCACTCCTGCGCGGAGCAGCGCATCGGGCCCCTGGCATTCCTGACAGCGTCCCCGGAACAGGTGCGCGCCATGGAGCGCACTGTGGAGAACATCGTACTGCCCCGGCATGAGGCCCTGCTCTTCCTCGTCTTCTGA
- the FBH1 gene encoding F-box DNA helicase 1 isoform X14 — MNEEQAVSKVDGILSNCGIEKESDLCVLNLIRYTATTKCSPSVDPERVLWSLRDHPLLPEAEACVRQHLPDLYAAAGGVNIWALVAAVVLLSSSVNDIQRLLFCLRRPSSTVTMPDVTETLYCIAVLLYAMREKGINISNRIHYNIFYCLYLQENSCTQATKVKEEPSVWPGKKTIQLTHEQQLILNHKMEPLQVVKIMAFAGTGKTSTLVKYAEKWSQSRFLYVTFNKSIAKQAERVFPSNVICKTFHSMAYGHIGRKYQSKKKLNLFKLTPFMVNSVLAEGKGGFIRAKLVCKTLENFFASADEELTIDHVPIWCKNSQGQRVMVEQSEKLNGVLEASRLWDNMRKLGECTEEAYQMTHDGYLKLWQLSKPLLASFDAIFVDEAQDCTPAIMNIVLSQPCGKIFVGDPHQQIYTFRGAVNALFTVPHTHVFYLTQSFRFGVEIAYVGATILDVCKRVRKKTLVGGNHQSGIRGDAKGQVALLSRTNANVFDEAVRVTEGEFPSRIHLIGGIKSFGLDRIIDIWILLQPEEERRKQNLVIKDKFIRRWVHKEGFSGFKRYVTAAEDKELEAKIAVVEKYNIRIPELVQRIEKCHIEDLDFAEYILGTVHKAKGLEFDTVHVLDDFVKVPCARHNLPQLPHFRVESFSEDEWNLLYVAVTRAKKRLIMTKSLENILTLAGEYFLQAELTSNVLKTGVVRCCVGQCNNAIPVDTVLTMKKLPITYSNRKENKGGYLCHSCAEQRIGPLAFLTASPEQVRAMERTVENIVLPRHEALLFLVF, encoded by the exons ATGAATGAAGAGCAAGCTGTCAGCAAAGTGGACGGCATCCTGTCTAACTGTGGCATAGAAAAGGAGTCAGACCTGTGTGTGCTGAACCTCATACG ATACACAGCCACCACTAAGTGCTCCCCGAGTGTGGATCCCGAGAGGGTGCTGTGGAGTCTGAGGGACCACCCCCTCCTCCCCGAGGCTGAGGCGTGTGTGAGGCAACACCTCCCCGACCTCTACGCTGCTGCCGGG GGTGTCAACATCTGGGCCCTGGTGGCGGCTGTGGTGCTCCTCTCCAGCAGTGTGAATGACATCCAGCGACTGCTCTTCTGCCTCCGGAGACCCAGCTCCACGGTGACCATGCCAGATGTCACCGAGACCCTGTACTGCATAGCCGTGCTTCTCTACGCCATGAGGGAGAAGGGGATTAACATCAGCAATAG gatTCACTACAACATTTTCTATTGCCTATATCTTCAGGAGAATTCCTGCACTCAGGCCACAAAAGTTAAAGAGGAGCCATCTGTCTGGCCagg CAAGAAAACCATCCAACTTACACATGAACAACAGCTGATTCTGAATCACAAGATGGAACCTCTCCAGGTGGTGAAAATTATGGCCTTTGCCG GCACTGGGAAGACCTCAACGCTGGTCAAGTACGCAGAGAAGTGGTCTCAGAGCAGGTTTCTGTATGTGACGTTCAACAAGAGCATCGCAAAGCAGGCCGAACGCGTCTTCCCCAGCAACGTCATCTGCAAAACCTTCCATTCCATGGCCTATGGGCACATAGGGCGGAA GTACCAGTcaaagaagaagttgaatctcttcaAGTTAACACCCTTCATGGTCAACTCCGTCCTTGCTGAAGGGAAGGGTGGATTCATAAGAGCCAAGCTTGTGTGTAAGACTCTAGAAAACTTCTTTGCCTCGGCTGACGAAGAGCTGACCATTGATCACGTGCCTATTTGGTGTAAGAACAGCCAAGGACAGAGAGTCATGGTTGAGCAGAGTGAAAAACTG AATGGTGTCCTTGAAGCAAGCCGCCTCTGGGATAACATGCGGAAGCTGGGGGAGTGCACGGAAGAGGCGTACCAGATGACTCATGACG GCTACTTGAAACTCTGGCAGCTGAGCAAGCCTTTGCTGGCCTCTTTTGACGCCATCTTTGTGGATGAGGCCCAGGACTGCACACCAG CTATCATGAACATAGTTCTGTCTCAGCCATGTGGGAAAATCTTTGTAGGGGACCCACACCAGCAGATCTATACCTTCCGGGGTGCGGTCAACGCCCTGTTCACAGTGCCCCACACCCACGTCTTCTATCTCACGCAG AGTTTTCGGTTTGGTGTGGAAATAGCTTATGTGGGAGCTACTATCTTGGATGTTTGCAAGAGAGTCAGGAAAAAGACTTTGGTTGGAGGAAACCATCAGA GTGGCATTAGAGGTGACGCAAAGGGGCAAGTGGCCTTGTTGTCCCGGACCAACGCCAACGTGTTTGATGAGGCCGTACGGGTGACGGAAGGGGAATTCCCTTCAAGGATACATTTGATTGGG GGGATTAAATCATTTGGATTGGACAGAATCATTGATATTTGGATCCTTCTTCAGCCAGAGGAAGAACGGAGGAAAC AAAACCTCGTCATTAAAGACAAATTTATCAGAAGATGGGTGCACAAAGAAGGCTTTAGTGGCTTCAAGAGGTATGTGACCGCTGCCGAGGACAAGGAGCTTGAAGCCAAGATCGCAGTTGTTGAAAAGTATAACATCAGGATTCCAGAGCTGGTGCAAAGGATAGAAAAATGCCATATAGAAGATTTGGACTTTGCAG AGTACATTCTGGGCACTGTGCACAAAGCCAAAGGCCTGGAGTTTGACACTGTGCATGTTTTGGATGATTTTGTGAAAGTGCCTTGTGCCCGGCATAACCTGCCCCAGCTTCCGCACTTCAGAGTTG AGTCATTTTCTGAGGATGAATGGAATTTACTGTATGTTGCAGTAACTCGAGCCAAGAAGCGTCTCATCATGACCAAATCATTGGAAAACATTTTGACTTTGGCTGGG GAGTACTTCTTGCAAGCAGAGCTGACAAGCAATGTCTTAAAAACAGGCGTGGTGCGCTGCTGCGTGGGACAGTGCAACAATGCCATCCCTGTTGACACCGTCCTCACCATGAAGAAGCTGCCCATCACCTAT AGCAACAGGAAGGAAAACAAGGGGGGCTACCTCTGCCACTCCTGCGCGGAGCAGCGCATCGGGCCCCTGGCATTCCTGACAGCGTCCCCGGAACAGGTGCGCGCCATGGAGCGCACTGTGGAGAACATCGTACTGCCCCGGCATGAGGCCCTGCTCTTCCTCGTCTTCTGA